One genomic window of Campylobacter curvus includes the following:
- a CDS encoding glycosyltransferase family 4 protein produces MARIGFLSHADMSIYFFRSPIMRALQVLGHEVFAIAPKGAYTQALASEFNAVTYELDRASLNPLVVLENSKKLSEILRGLNLDLLQTGAHKSNVFGTFAAKRAGIKRVINLVEGLGSFYIDDDFKTRVIRLVLEQLYKISLAKADACIFVNDADPAYFLSRGLIAKEKIFKVKSVGVDTAKFDESCVKAANLGDKKVVLMIARAMWHKGVREFYEAAQILKDRTDCEFVFVGEGFDGNKSTADLKFLNGGNVRYLGARDDIPQLLKAAYMLVLPSYKEGFPRTVLEAMSMSRAVVASDVEGCNEAVIEGANGLLCQVRNAGDLAAKIEILLNDENLAAQMGRNGREMAVREFDEREIAKKYIEIYRKFIDV; encoded by the coding sequence ATGGCACGTATAGGTTTTTTATCACATGCAGATATGAGCATCTACTTCTTTAGAAGTCCGATAATGCGCGCTTTGCAAGTACTTGGACACGAAGTGTTTGCCATCGCTCCAAAAGGCGCTTATACGCAGGCTCTTGCGAGCGAATTTAACGCCGTTACATACGAGCTTGACAGAGCTAGCCTAAACCCGCTTGTCGTGCTTGAAAACTCAAAAAAACTAAGCGAAATTTTGCGCGGACTAAATTTAGACCTATTGCAAACGGGCGCGCATAAGTCAAACGTCTTTGGCACGTTTGCAGCAAAGCGCGCGGGCATAAAGCGCGTGATAAATTTGGTCGAGGGGCTTGGTAGCTTTTACATCGACGATGATTTCAAGACGCGCGTCATCAGGCTCGTTTTGGAGCAGCTTTATAAAATTTCACTCGCAAAGGCTGACGCGTGCATTTTCGTAAATGACGCCGATCCTGCGTATTTTCTCTCTCGCGGGCTCATAGCAAAGGAGAAAATTTTCAAGGTAAAAAGTGTGGGCGTGGATACGGCTAAATTTGACGAGAGCTGCGTCAAGGCGGCAAATTTAGGTGATAAAAAGGTCGTTTTGATGATCGCTCGGGCGATGTGGCACAAGGGCGTGAGAGAATTTTACGAAGCGGCGCAAATTTTAAAAGATCGCACCGACTGCGAATTTGTCTTTGTAGGCGAAGGCTTTGACGGTAACAAAAGCACAGCCGATCTTAAATTTTTAAACGGCGGCAATGTGCGTTATCTGGGCGCACGTGACGACATCCCGCAGCTTTTAAAAGCCGCTTACATGCTCGTGCTACCAAGCTACAAAGAGGGCTTCCCGCGAACGGTGCTAGAAGCCATGAGTATGTCGCGCGCGGTCGTGGCTAGCGATGTAGAGGGCTGCAATGAAGCGGTGATAGAGGGTGCAAACGGGCTGCTTTGTCAGGTGCGAAATGCGGGCGATCTGGCGGCGAAGATCGAAATTTTGCTAAATGATGAAAATTTGGCGGCTCAAATGGGGCGCAACGGGCGCGAGATGGCGGTGCGAGAGTTTGACGAGCGAGAGATCGCGAAAAAATATATTGAAATTTACAGGAAATTTATCGATGTATAG
- the pglC gene encoding undecaprenyl phosphate N,N'-diacetylbacillosamine 1-phosphate transferase — protein MYRAFFKRFLDILGAIFLIVLTLPFMVVTAIFIYFKISRDVVFTQARPGLHAQIFKIYKFKTMSDERGADGELLPDEMRLNRFGKLIRSLSLDELPQLFNVLKGDMSFIGPRPLLIEYLLLYTPEQATRHDVRPGITGLAQVNGRNAISWAKKFEYDAQYVRELSFALDVKIALLTIQKVLKRSGVSKEGMATTEKFNGKN, from the coding sequence ATGTATAGGGCTTTTTTCAAGCGATTTTTGGATATTTTGGGCGCGATTTTTCTCATCGTTTTGACGCTACCTTTTATGGTGGTGACGGCGATATTTATCTACTTTAAGATCAGCCGCGATGTCGTTTTTACGCAGGCTCGCCCGGGGCTACACGCGCAAATTTTTAAAATTTATAAATTTAAGACAATGAGCGACGAGCGCGGCGCAGACGGCGAGCTACTACCCGATGAAATGCGGCTAAATAGATTTGGCAAGCTCATCCGCTCGCTCAGCCTTGATGAGCTGCCTCAGCTTTTTAACGTGCTAAAAGGCGATATGAGCTTCATCGGACCGCGCCCGCTGCTCATCGAATACCTGCTCCTTTACACCCCCGAGCAAGCCACGCGCCACGATGTACGCCCGGGTATCACGGGACTGGCGCAGGTAAATGGCAGAAACGCGATCAGCTGGGCGAAAAAATTTGAATACGACGCGCAGTATGTGCGTGAGCTAAGCTTCGCGCTTGACGTAAAGATTGCGCTTCTTACGATACAAAAGGTGCTCAAACGAAGCGGAGTCAGCAAAGAAGGGATGGCGACGACGGAGAAATTTAATGGAAAAAACTAA
- the pglD gene encoding UDP-N-acetylbacillosamine N-acetyltransferase: protein MEKTKRIYIYGASGHGLVVADIARAVGYDEIVFLDDAAGLKFSPDLLRADIVIAVGANKTREILSKKVSEVGFNIVNLIHPSAVVSQSAQIYEGAVVMPNAVINAHAVINQGVIINTAAVIEHECVIGEFAHISPNAALAGNVHVGARTHIGIGSCVIQGVNIGSDAIIGAGSVVVRDIPSDVKAYGVPARIV, encoded by the coding sequence ATGGAAAAAACTAAAAGGATCTACATTTACGGAGCGAGCGGACACGGACTGGTGGTCGCTGATATCGCGCGTGCGGTCGGATACGATGAGATCGTGTTTTTAGATGATGCGGCGGGGCTGAAATTTAGCCCCGATCTGCTTCGCGCCGACATAGTCATCGCCGTAGGAGCAAACAAGACACGTGAAATTTTAAGCAAAAAGGTAAGCGAGGTTGGATTTAACATCGTAAATTTAATCCACCCAAGCGCGGTCGTCAGCCAAAGCGCGCAAATTTATGAAGGCGCGGTCGTCATGCCAAACGCCGTCATCAACGCGCACGCCGTGATAAATCAAGGAGTTATCATAAACACCGCCGCTGTCATAGAGCATGAGTGCGTGATCGGCGAATTCGCTCACATCAGCCCAAATGCTGCACTAGCCGGTAACGTGCATGTTGGCGCACGGACGCACATCGGCATAGGCTCATGCGTGATACAAGGCGTAAATATCGGCTCTGACGCGATCATAGGCGCAGGAAGCGTCGTCGTGCGCGATATACCAAGCGACGTGAAAGCTTACGGCGTGCCGGCGAGGATTGTTTAA
- the pglE gene encoding UDP-N-acetylbacillosamine transaminase, with protein MDRVFLSPPNMSGKEQDYIAEVFKSNYIAPLGEYVNKFENSIKSYTGAHDALALSAGTAGLHLALRVLGVTAGDLVLASSFTFMASVSPILYEKATPVFIDCDESWNLSPELLKKAIANLPKKPKALVLTHLYGQAAKMKEICEICQNEGIDLVEDAAEALGGFYGGKALGTFGKFGVYSFNGNKIITTSGGGMLVGDTAGVEKARYYSTQAREPLLHYEHKDYGYNYRLSNVLGAIGTAQMEVLEQRVMQKRKVFEIYERELEGILEFMPEISNSRGNRWLTTGAFKQKGAHLRVIEALAKANIESRPLWKPMHMQPVFNGALGFIDGTSEGLFERGICLPSGSDMSEATQARVIDIVKENA; from the coding sequence ATGGATAGAGTTTTTTTATCTCCGCCAAATATGAGCGGCAAAGAACAAGACTACATTGCAGAAGTTTTTAAAAGCAACTACATCGCCCCGCTTGGCGAATATGTCAATAAATTTGAAAACAGCATAAAAAGCTACACGGGCGCGCACGATGCCTTGGCGCTTAGCGCGGGCACTGCCGGGCTGCACCTCGCACTTCGCGTGCTTGGCGTAACAGCTGGCGATCTCGTGCTTGCGAGCAGTTTTACCTTTATGGCGTCGGTTAGTCCGATACTTTATGAAAAGGCGACTCCCGTTTTCATCGACTGTGACGAGAGCTGGAATCTAAGCCCCGAGCTACTTAAAAAAGCGATCGCAAATTTACCTAAAAAGCCAAAAGCGCTCGTGCTCACGCACCTTTACGGACAGGCGGCAAAGATGAAAGAAATTTGCGAAATTTGCCAAAACGAGGGCATAGATCTGGTGGAGGACGCAGCCGAGGCGTTAGGCGGATTTTACGGCGGCAAGGCGCTTGGCACGTTTGGTAAATTTGGCGTTTATAGCTTTAACGGCAACAAAATCATCACCACAAGCGGCGGCGGTATGCTGGTTGGCGACACGGCAGGCGTTGAGAAGGCGAGATATTACAGCACGCAAGCACGCGAGCCGCTACTTCACTACGAGCACAAAGACTACGGCTACAACTACCGCCTAAGCAACGTTCTAGGCGCGATAGGAACGGCGCAGATGGAGGTCTTGGAGCAGCGCGTAATGCAAAAAAGAAAGGTCTTTGAAATTTACGAGCGCGAGCTGGAGGGGATATTAGAATTTATGCCTGAAATTTCAAATTCGCGCGGCAACCGTTGGCTGACAACGGGTGCGTTTAAGCAAAAAGGCGCGCACCTGCGAGTCATCGAGGCTCTAGCCAAGGCAAATATCGAGAGCCGTCCGCTTTGGAAGCCGATGCACATGCAGCCTGTATTTAATGGCGCGCTTGGCTTTATTGACGGCACGAGTGAGGGGCTGTTTGAGCGCGGTATCTGCCTACCAAGCGGCTCAGATATGAGCGAGGCTACGCAGGCTAGAGTGATAGATATCGTAAAGGAAAACGCGTAG